A stretch of Desulfurivibrio alkaliphilus AHT 2 DNA encodes these proteins:
- a CDS encoding ABC transporter substrate-binding protein — protein MPRLFFFLCLLLILLPGTGRAGEIVLGMSTALSGPTAELGQAMRDGVELGLERVNQQGGINGQRLRLIALDDGYEPARTAPNMRRLIEEEKVLAIIGNVGTPTAIAALPLVREHRVLYFAPFTGAGVLRHEPPERYVINFRASYGQEIATMIRALVEDAGLAPEEIAFFTQRDGYGDAGFAGGLAALRRHGLTDERQVLHVRYPRNTLAVENALADILLAERTPRAIIMVGAYAPCAKFIRLARQAGLNSLMLNVSFVGGDFLARELGPEIEGVVVTQVVPHPRQRELPLVADFRRDIETYVQDMAPSFPALEGYIAMRLLAVALAEIDGEPSREGLVEALEALGEFDLGLGRKLFLGPKRHQASNQVWPTVLRAGGLEPLDETGIAALVPVAP, from the coding sequence ATGCCTCGTTTGTTTTTCTTCCTCTGCCTGTTGTTGATCTTGCTGCCCGGTACCGGCCGGGCCGGGGAGATCGTGCTGGGCATGTCCACCGCCCTTTCCGGCCCCACCGCCGAGCTGGGACAGGCCATGCGGGACGGGGTGGAACTGGGCCTGGAGCGGGTCAATCAGCAGGGCGGGATCAACGGACAGCGTCTGCGCCTGATCGCCCTGGATGACGGCTATGAACCGGCCCGCACCGCCCCCAACATGCGGCGGCTGATCGAAGAGGAAAAGGTGCTGGCGATCATCGGCAACGTCGGCACTCCCACCGCCATCGCCGCCCTGCCGCTGGTCCGTGAGCACCGGGTGCTCTACTTTGCCCCCTTTACCGGTGCCGGGGTATTGCGGCATGAGCCGCCCGAGCGCTATGTCATCAATTTCCGAGCCAGCTACGGCCAGGAGATCGCCACCATGATCCGGGCGCTGGTGGAAGACGCCGGTCTGGCCCCGGAGGAGATCGCCTTTTTCACCCAGCGCGACGGCTACGGCGACGCCGGCTTTGCCGGCGGACTGGCGGCCTTGCGCCGCCACGGGTTGACCGATGAACGCCAGGTTCTCCATGTCCGCTATCCCCGCAACACCCTGGCGGTGGAAAACGCTCTGGCCGATATCCTGCTGGCGGAGCGGACGCCCCGGGCCATCATCATGGTGGGCGCCTACGCCCCCTGTGCCAAGTTCATCCGGCTGGCCCGCCAGGCCGGCCTGAACAGCCTGATGCTCAACGTTTCCTTTGTCGGCGGTGATTTTCTGGCCCGGGAGCTGGGGCCGGAGATTGAAGGGGTGGTGGTTACCCAGGTGGTGCCCCACCCCCGGCAGCGCGAGTTACCGCTGGTGGCCGATTTCCGGCGCGATATCGAGACCTATGTGCAGGATATGGCTCCCAGTTTCCCGGCCTTGGAGGGTTATATCGCCATGCGGCTGTTGGCCGTGGCCTTGGCGGAAATCGATGGTGAACCCAGCCGCGAGGGCCTGGTCGAAGCCCTGGAGGCCTTGGGGGAGTTTGACCTGGGCCTGGGCCGCAAGCTGTTCCTGGGGCCAAAGCGCCATCAGGCCAGTAACCAGGTCTGGCCCACGGTGTTGCGGGCCGGGGGGCTGGAACCCCTGGATGAAACCGGCATTGCCGCCCTGGTCCCGGTGGCGCCATGA
- a CDS encoding sigma-54-dependent transcriptional regulator yields the protein MKGTVYICDDEEGMLRYLRKSVSEWGYEVKTHSSALALLRSLAEDGPRGGVLLLDIRMPEMDGLEVLSRVKALRPELGVVMMTGYGTIDSAVEAIKLGAFDYLTKPFSEERLAAVIGHCLENSRLREEGGDTTGPCPSAPAEELVFASPRFRETFELAQRAAAGDVNVLLQGESGTGKELIAAEIHRAGPRARRCFLALNCAALNDNLLESQLFGHRKGAFTGADSSRRGLLEEADSGTLFLDEVAELSTHLQAKLLRVLQDGEFIPVGATRARRVDVRFVAATNKDLEQLVAKGEFREDLYYRLNVFSLYLPPLRERPEDVPLLARHFLDRASARLGREVDRISDAALKVLTRYSWPGNVRELRNVIERGAIIARGRSLTPDDLPEHVKRPQPGVAGTAPVTLAEAERRQVASILERAGWNKSQAARMLGITRRTLDRKILDYGLTPAP from the coding sequence ATGAAGGGCACGGTTTATATCTGTGACGACGAAGAGGGAATGCTGCGCTACCTGCGCAAAAGCGTTTCTGAATGGGGTTATGAAGTAAAAACCCACTCCTCGGCCTTGGCGCTGCTGCGCTCCCTGGCGGAAGATGGGCCGCGGGGCGGGGTGCTGCTGCTGGATATCCGCATGCCGGAGATGGACGGCCTGGAGGTGTTGAGCCGGGTTAAAGCACTGCGCCCGGAGCTGGGGGTGGTCATGATGACCGGCTACGGCACCATCGACTCGGCGGTGGAGGCCATCAAGCTGGGCGCCTTTGATTACCTGACCAAGCCCTTTTCCGAAGAGCGGCTGGCGGCGGTGATCGGGCATTGCCTGGAAAATAGTCGCTTGCGGGAGGAAGGTGGCGATACCACCGGCCCCTGCCCGTCGGCCCCGGCCGAGGAACTGGTGTTTGCCAGCCCCCGTTTTCGCGAAACCTTTGAACTGGCCCAGCGGGCCGCCGCCGGTGACGTCAACGTGCTGCTCCAGGGCGAGAGCGGCACCGGCAAGGAGTTGATCGCCGCGGAGATCCACCGGGCCGGGCCCCGCGCCCGGCGCTGTTTCCTGGCCCTCAACTGCGCGGCCTTGAACGACAATCTGCTGGAAAGCCAGCTTTTCGGGCACCGCAAAGGGGCCTTTACCGGGGCCGACAGCAGCCGCCGGGGCCTGCTGGAAGAGGCCGACAGCGGCACCCTGTTCCTCGATGAGGTGGCGGAACTGAGCACCCACTTGCAGGCCAAGTTGCTGCGGGTACTCCAGGACGGCGAATTCATCCCGGTGGGGGCCACCCGGGCGAGGCGGGTGGATGTCCGTTTTGTCGCCGCCACCAATAAAGATCTTGAGCAACTGGTGGCCAAGGGCGAGTTTCGCGAGGATCTCTATTACCGCCTCAACGTTTTTTCCCTGTATTTGCCCCCCCTGCGGGAACGCCCCGAGGATGTGCCCTTGCTGGCCCGCCACTTTCTCGACCGGGCCTCCGCCCGTCTGGGGCGCGAGGTCGACCGGATCAGCGATGCGGCTCTGAAGGTGCTGACCCGCTATTCCTGGCCGGGCAACGTCCGGGAGTTGCGCAACGTCATCGAACGCGGCGCCATTATCGCCCGGGGCCGCAGCCTGACTCCGGACGACCTGCCGGAGCACGTCAAGCGGCCGCAGCCGGGGGTGGCCGGCACCGCTCCCGTCACCCTGGCCGAGGCCGAGCGCCGCCAGGTGGCCAGTATCCTGGAACGGGCCGGCTGGAACAAAAGCCAAGCCGCCCGCATGCTGGGCATCACCCGCCGCACCCTGGATCGCAAGATCCTCGACTACGGCCTCACCCCGGCCCCGTGA
- the fdnG gene encoding formate dehydrogenase-N subunit alpha, with product MKLSRRNLLKLAGAGAGAVAAGGVGLAGTKAYAAGSKLRIAQAREYPSICCFCSGGCGVIAQVVDGKLIHTEGDPDNPSNRGSNCSKGAAVQQTHDNPERVTNVLHRAPGSDRWEIRSWDWAIERIASLVKDTRDRTFQRTTGGVTVNRTEAIGSLGSSILNNEDLYLISKLMRGLGVNYIEHQARIUHSSTVAGLGATFGRGAMTNHWVDFKNTDVALICGSNAAENHPVSFSWLQEARDNRGAKIISVDPRFTRTSARADLYCPIRSGTNLAFYCGMINYILENEQYHKDFIAHYSNAASIIKEGFSFDPETGLFTGYDEGRRAYTDRTSWDYERDEQGNVRKDMTLQHPRSVFQLMKRHYSRYTVEAVASTCGAPVDKLRQVYELFSSTGQVGKAGSILYAMGQTQFTSGSQNVRCMAIIQTLLGNMGLPGGGVNALRGHSNVQGSTDMACLFHLLPGYMPCPTTGQPTLEAYNATTPAAPAFWSNRPKWIASLLKAWYGEAANPDNDFAYDFLPKAQAGKNYSHMALFENLYNHKELEGLFVWGQNPVVSGPHSTMESKAVENLKWLVCLDPFENETSAFWKRPGANPAAIDTEVFLLPVTTFLEKEGSLTHSGRLIQYRWKAVDGPGNVRQESFILDRLVKRLKALYAASDLAQDAPIKQLTWDYPDPQRSQTDFIDAVMREINGKNLTTDKLVPGFGALQDDGSTACGNWIYSGMYTEELGNRTQNRVLDDPGGWGAHPGWGFAWPANRRIIYNRCSADPDGNPWSEERRYLWWDGAKWTGYDVPDFAPTMPPDAPLGKKPFIMLTERESRLFAIGALNDGPLPEHYEPVESPTHNVFNRRQNNPAYFTGTDGDKSLGDFEQFPLICSTWRVCEHWHTGALSRNMPWLAELMPSSFVEIGEDLARERNISNGEMVELVSARGKARAMAMVTPRSHMFEINGRNVHQVGLTWHFGFQGLVTGDIANNLTPHVGDANTSIPEYKAFLVDIRKVTS from the coding sequence ATGAAACTGTCTAGAAGAAACCTGCTGAAACTGGCGGGGGCCGGGGCCGGGGCGGTGGCCGCCGGCGGGGTTGGTCTGGCCGGGACCAAGGCTTACGCCGCCGGCAGCAAGCTGCGGATTGCCCAGGCCCGGGAGTACCCTTCGATCTGCTGTTTTTGTTCGGGCGGCTGCGGGGTAATCGCCCAGGTGGTGGACGGCAAGCTGATCCACACCGAAGGTGATCCGGACAACCCCAGCAACCGGGGCTCCAACTGCTCCAAAGGAGCGGCGGTTCAGCAGACCCATGACAATCCCGAACGGGTCACCAACGTCCTGCATCGCGCCCCGGGTTCCGACCGCTGGGAGATCCGCTCCTGGGACTGGGCCATCGAGCGCATCGCCAGCCTGGTCAAGGACACCCGGGACCGCACCTTCCAGCGCACCACCGGCGGGGTGACGGTCAACCGCACCGAGGCCATCGGCAGCCTGGGCAGTTCCATCCTCAACAACGAGGATCTTTACCTTATTTCCAAACTGATGCGGGGCCTGGGGGTGAATTATATCGAACACCAGGCACGAATATGACACAGTTCGACGGTCGCCGGTCTGGGGGCCACGTTCGGTAGAGGTGCAATGACCAACCACTGGGTGGACTTCAAGAACACCGATGTCGCCCTGATCTGCGGCAGCAACGCCGCCGAAAACCATCCCGTATCATTTTCCTGGCTGCAAGAGGCCCGCGACAATCGTGGGGCCAAAATCATCAGCGTCGATCCCCGCTTTACCCGGACTTCGGCTCGGGCCGATCTCTACTGCCCGATCCGCAGCGGCACCAACCTGGCCTTCTACTGCGGGATGATCAACTATATTCTGGAAAACGAGCAGTATCATAAGGACTTTATCGCCCACTACTCCAACGCCGCCTCCATCATCAAGGAGGGTTTCAGCTTCGACCCGGAAACCGGGCTCTTCACCGGCTACGACGAGGGCCGCCGCGCCTACACCGACCGCACCAGCTGGGATTACGAGCGAGACGAGCAGGGCAATGTCCGCAAGGACATGACCCTGCAGCACCCCCGTTCGGTCTTCCAGCTCATGAAACGCCATTACTCCCGCTACACGGTGGAAGCGGTGGCCAGCACCTGCGGCGCCCCGGTGGACAAACTGCGCCAGGTTTACGAGCTGTTCAGCTCCACCGGCCAGGTGGGCAAGGCCGGCTCCATCCTGTACGCCATGGGCCAGACCCAGTTCACCTCGGGCTCCCAGAACGTGCGCTGCATGGCCATTATCCAGACCCTGCTGGGCAACATGGGCCTGCCCGGTGGCGGGGTCAACGCCCTGCGGGGGCATTCCAACGTCCAGGGCTCCACCGACATGGCCTGCCTCTTCCACCTGCTGCCGGGCTACATGCCCTGCCCCACCACCGGCCAACCGACCCTGGAGGCCTACAACGCCACCACACCGGCCGCACCCGCTTTCTGGAGCAACCGGCCCAAGTGGATCGCCAGCCTGCTCAAGGCCTGGTACGGTGAGGCTGCCAATCCGGACAACGATTTCGCCTACGATTTTCTGCCCAAGGCCCAGGCGGGCAAGAACTATTCCCACATGGCCCTGTTTGAAAATCTGTACAACCATAAAGAGCTGGAAGGGCTTTTTGTCTGGGGGCAGAACCCGGTGGTTTCCGGACCCCATTCCACCATGGAATCAAAGGCGGTGGAAAACCTCAAATGGCTGGTATGCCTCGATCCTTTCGAAAACGAGACCAGCGCCTTCTGGAAACGCCCCGGCGCCAACCCCGCCGCCATAGACACCGAGGTTTTCCTGCTGCCGGTGACCACCTTCCTGGAAAAGGAAGGGTCGCTCACCCACAGCGGAAGGCTGATCCAGTACCGCTGGAAGGCGGTGGACGGCCCGGGCAACGTCCGCCAGGAATCATTCATCCTCGACCGACTGGTCAAGCGCCTGAAGGCGCTCTATGCTGCCAGTGACCTGGCCCAGGACGCGCCGATTAAGCAGCTGACCTGGGACTACCCCGATCCGCAGCGCAGCCAGACCGATTTCATCGATGCGGTGATGCGGGAGATCAACGGCAAAAACCTGACCACCGACAAGCTGGTGCCCGGCTTCGGCGCCCTGCAGGACGACGGCTCCACCGCCTGCGGCAACTGGATCTATTCCGGGATGTACACCGAAGAGCTGGGCAACCGCACCCAGAACCGGGTGCTGGACGACCCCGGCGGCTGGGGTGCGCATCCGGGCTGGGGCTTTGCCTGGCCAGCCAACCGGCGGATCATCTACAACCGCTGTTCCGCCGACCCCGACGGCAACCCCTGGTCGGAGGAGCGCCGGTACCTGTGGTGGGACGGCGCCAAATGGACCGGTTACGACGTGCCGGACTTCGCCCCCACCATGCCGCCGGACGCCCCGTTGGGCAAAAAACCCTTTATCATGCTCACCGAGCGCGAATCCCGGCTGTTCGCCATCGGCGCCTTGAACGACGGGCCGCTGCCCGAGCATTACGAGCCGGTGGAGAGCCCCACCCACAACGTCTTCAACCGCCGCCAGAACAACCCGGCCTATTTTACCGGCACCGACGGCGACAAATCGCTGGGCGACTTTGAACAATTTCCGCTGATCTGCTCCACCTGGCGGGTCTGCGAGCACTGGCACACCGGTGCTCTAAGCCGCAACATGCCCTGGCTGGCCGAGCTGATGCCCTCTTCGTTTGTGGAAATCGGCGAAGATCTGGCCCGGGAACGGAACATCAGTAACGGCGAGATGGTGGAACTGGTCTCCGCCCGCGGCAAGGCCCGGGCCATGGCCATGGTCACCCCCCGGTCGCACATGTTCGAGATCAACGGTCGCAATGTCCACCAGGTGGGCCTGACCTGGCACTTCGGCTTTCAGGGCCTGGTGACCGGCGATATTGCCAACAACCTCACCCCCCACGTGGGCGACGCCAATACCTCGATCCCTGAATACAAGGCGTTCCTTGTGGACATCAGAAAGGTGACATCATGA
- a CDS encoding 4Fe-4S dicluster domain-containing protein: MSRMARLIDITRCTACRGCQVSCKRWNQLPGEIGAFTGSYQSHDDLSPGRWTMIRFYEEKKGRGELAWHFRKATCMHCGDAGCLKACPNEALVQEENGTIRRIEENCIGCGHCVQFCPFDIPKVDEVAQKMKKCTFCYDRISNGREPACAKTCVPRAIVYGTWEDMAALADERLAQARKLYPNSRIYGKDELGGLGVIYILPDAPEKYGLPEDPRLPFTLGLWKDVVQPFGSALIGASLAATGLAFIISRRNAMKLKESAKLEEGGYDDEQQKNG; the protein is encoded by the coding sequence ATGAGCAGAATGGCAAGACTGATCGACATAACCCGTTGTACCGCCTGTCGGGGCTGCCAGGTTTCCTGCAAGCGCTGGAACCAGCTGCCGGGGGAAATCGGTGCCTTCACCGGCAGCTACCAGTCCCACGACGACCTTTCCCCGGGCCGTTGGACGATGATCAGGTTTTACGAGGAGAAAAAGGGCCGCGGTGAACTGGCCTGGCATTTCCGCAAGGCGACCTGCATGCACTGCGGCGATGCCGGCTGCCTCAAGGCCTGCCCCAACGAGGCCCTGGTCCAGGAAGAGAACGGTACCATTCGGCGGATCGAGGAAAACTGCATCGGCTGCGGCCACTGCGTGCAGTTCTGCCCCTTCGATATCCCGAAAGTTGATGAGGTGGCCCAGAAGATGAAGAAATGCACCTTCTGCTACGACCGCATCAGCAACGGCCGGGAGCCGGCCTGCGCCAAGACCTGCGTGCCCCGGGCCATCGTGTACGGCACCTGGGAAGACATGGCCGCTCTGGCCGATGAACGGCTGGCCCAGGCGCGAAAACTCTACCCCAACTCCCGCATTTACGGCAAGGATGAGCTGGGCGGGCTGGGGGTGATTTACATTTTGCCCGATGCCCCGGAAAAATACGGGTTGCCGGAAGATCCCCGCCTGCCCTTCACCCTGGGCCTGTGGAAAGATGTGGTGCAACCCTTCGGCAGCGCCCTGATCGGCGCCAGCCTGGCGGCCACCGGTCTGGCCTTCATTATTTCCCGGCGGAATGCCATGAAACTGAAGGAAAGCGCGAAACTGGAGGAAGGAGGCTACGACGATGAGCAGCAAAAGAATGGTTAA
- a CDS encoding formate dehydrogenase subunit gamma has product MSSKRMVKRFSATIRVSHWLYAISFITLATTGYLQFGSALDWMIPLFGSMEGAMVVHRVAAVFLMIAVVLPLLMRPREVGAWLSEVFNFTSADAAFLKAFPAKFFGIKKEIPPQGFYNGGEKINSMIQIVCGLGLIISGLFLWLSAAPPTIMYPLHALFMAIGVAAAIGHIYLALLNPVSNEAIGGMISGEISEEYMKENHGRWYEQVYKKRA; this is encoded by the coding sequence ATGAGCAGCAAAAGAATGGTTAAACGTTTCAGCGCCACGATCCGGGTCAGCCACTGGCTGTATGCCATCAGCTTCATCACCCTGGCGACCACCGGCTACCTCCAGTTCGGCAGCGCCCTGGACTGGATGATTCCGCTTTTCGGCAGCATGGAAGGGGCCATGGTGGTGCACCGGGTGGCGGCGGTATTTTTAATGATCGCGGTGGTGCTGCCGTTGTTGATGCGGCCCCGGGAGGTCGGCGCCTGGCTGAGCGAGGTGTTCAACTTCACCAGCGCCGATGCCGCCTTTTTAAAGGCCTTCCCGGCCAAGTTTTTCGGCATCAAAAAGGAAATCCCGCCCCAGGGGTTCTATAACGGCGGCGAGAAGATCAACTCCATGATCCAGATCGTCTGCGGCCTGGGGCTGATCATCAGCGGTCTGTTTCTGTGGCTCAGCGCCGCGCCGCCCACCATCATGTACCCGCTGCACGCCCTGTTCATGGCCATCGGGGTGGCGGCAGCCATCGGCCATATTTACCTGGCCCTGCTCAACCCGGTTTCCAACGAGGCCATCGGCGGCATGATCAGTGGCGAGATTTCCGAAGAGTACATGAAGGAAAACCACGGCCGCTGGTACGAGCAGGTATATAAAAAGCGGGCCTAA
- a CDS encoding formate dehydrogenase accessory protein FdhE: protein MNATTTTPRQDQPVDLRRTELPAAPPELVAYCRQLDDWVNTCTGELKSQVTPAAPAVSEAIRQLGNNGSLEEMGLVEFDLLALATNLRQVCELFRQHFPDDPLTPHLATAPALADQPALDPVQEWFAGAAPDKGKPGEARTAVQALTSTMQQWAYERELDEHTLLQLLHWAAAPFRRRAGHRYQAELAELITNERGHCPICRREPDLAELSSAEHGRRYLLCLPCDLRWHFKRMGCPHCGNMDFERLGYLLVGNDQAYKIYHCEACKGYLKTIDRRDDNAPLHSPSPLLENARTCFLDILAVEKGYHPTPEKPAEQPAP from the coding sequence ATGAACGCAACCACGACCACCCCAAGGCAGGACCAGCCGGTGGATCTGCGGCGGACCGAGTTGCCCGCCGCCCCACCGGAACTGGTTGCCTACTGCCGCCAGTTGGATGATTGGGTCAACACCTGCACCGGGGAGTTGAAATCGCAAGTAACGCCGGCGGCGCCGGCGGTGAGCGAGGCCATCCGGCAACTGGGCAACAACGGTTCGCTGGAGGAGATGGGGCTGGTGGAGTTTGATCTCCTGGCCCTGGCCACCAACCTGCGCCAGGTTTGCGAGTTGTTCCGGCAGCATTTCCCCGACGACCCCCTGACCCCGCACCTGGCAACCGCCCCGGCGTTGGCCGACCAGCCGGCCCTGGATCCCGTCCAGGAATGGTTTGCCGGCGCCGCTCCGGACAAAGGCAAGCCGGGCGAGGCCCGCACCGCCGTACAGGCGCTGACCTCCACCATGCAGCAGTGGGCTTACGAGCGGGAGCTGGACGAACACACCCTGCTGCAACTGCTGCACTGGGCCGCCGCCCCCTTCCGGCGCCGGGCCGGACACCGCTACCAGGCAGAGCTGGCCGAGCTGATTACCAATGAACGGGGCCACTGCCCGATCTGTCGCCGGGAGCCGGACCTGGCGGAGTTGAGTTCCGCCGAGCACGGCCGACGCTATCTGCTCTGCCTGCCCTGCGATCTGCGCTGGCATTTCAAGCGAATGGGCTGCCCCCATTGCGGCAACATGGATTTTGAACGCCTGGGCTACCTGCTGGTGGGCAACGACCAGGCCTACAAAATCTATCACTGCGAAGCTTGCAAAGGTTACCTGAAAACCATCGACCGGCGCGACGACAACGCGCCGCTACACAGCCCCAGCCCGCTGCTGGAAAATGCCAGAACCTGTTTTCTTGATATACTGGCAGTGGAAAAGGGTTACCACCCCACCCCGGAAAAGCCCGCCGAGCAACCGGCTCCATAA
- a CDS encoding molybdopterin molybdotransferase MoeA, with translation MNKSDHHTAPAPNLDMLGRSGAAPLAEVFEVLKRLMAAHPGPAVEEIEADEALGRISAQPLYAPEELPVHPRSVMDGYAVRAADTYGASANLPAYLTISGEVKMGEMPTAGPAPTECYRIATGGLLPPGCDAVVMLEHTVPAGDNLLEVVKPVAPGGNIIARGDDVQTGEELLPAGHRFRPCDLGLLAGLGLGRLQVFARPRVGIISTGDEIVPPEQTPPPGKIRDMNMAGLLAMVQSQGAVGINYGIVGDREDDFVAQMQQALAECDLIMFSGGTSVGVGDLGERVLGKLTSPGILIHGVAVKPGKPVIIAAHGPKPVFGLPGHPVSAAASFALLVRPLLAGLGGRRHSITPTETAADPIRIPSPVATATLQRNLNSAAGRTDLVPVKLQTSPTGDLVATPVLGKSSALSTLVRAHGWIIIDAHRQGLDSGSQVAVYNFDTPDLW, from the coding sequence ATGAATAAATCCGATCATCATACCGCTCCCGCTCCGAACCTCGATATGCTGGGGCGGAGCGGAGCCGCACCGCTGGCTGAGGTGTTCGAGGTGTTGAAACGGCTGATGGCCGCCCACCCCGGCCCGGCGGTGGAGGAAATAGAAGCTGACGAGGCCTTGGGGCGGATCAGCGCCCAACCGCTTTACGCGCCGGAAGAATTGCCGGTCCACCCCCGTTCGGTGATGGACGGTTATGCCGTGCGGGCCGCCGACACCTACGGGGCCTCGGCCAACCTGCCGGCCTATCTCACCATCAGCGGCGAGGTGAAGATGGGCGAGATGCCCACCGCCGGCCCGGCCCCCACCGAATGTTACCGTATCGCCACCGGCGGCCTGCTGCCGCCGGGCTGTGACGCGGTGGTGATGCTGGAACACACGGTACCGGCCGGTGACAACCTGCTGGAGGTGGTCAAACCGGTGGCCCCGGGTGGCAACATCATCGCCCGGGGCGACGATGTGCAGACCGGGGAGGAACTGCTGCCCGCCGGCCACCGCTTCCGGCCCTGCGACCTGGGGCTTTTGGCCGGGCTTGGCCTGGGGCGACTACAGGTGTTCGCCCGGCCCCGGGTGGGAATCATCTCCACCGGCGATGAAATCGTCCCCCCCGAACAAACCCCGCCGCCGGGCAAGATCCGGGACATGAACATGGCCGGTCTGCTGGCCATGGTGCAAAGCCAAGGGGCCGTCGGGATCAACTACGGCATCGTGGGCGACCGGGAAGACGATTTCGTGGCGCAAATGCAACAAGCCCTGGCGGAGTGCGACCTGATCATGTTTTCCGGCGGCACCTCGGTGGGGGTGGGCGACCTGGGTGAGCGGGTACTGGGGAAATTGACCTCTCCCGGCATTTTAATCCACGGGGTGGCGGTCAAACCCGGCAAACCGGTGATCATCGCCGCCCATGGGCCTAAGCCGGTCTTCGGCCTGCCGGGCCACCCGGTGTCGGCAGCGGCCTCTTTTGCCCTGCTGGTCAGACCCCTGCTGGCCGGCCTCGGCGGCCGGCGCCATTCTATCACCCCTACCGAAACCGCCGCTGACCCCATAAGGATTCCCAGTCCGGTGGCCACCGCCACCCTCCAACGCAACCTCAACTCCGCCGCCGGCCGCACCGACCTGGTGCCAGTAAAACTACAAACTTCCCCCACAGGCGACCTGGTCGCCACGCCGGTGCTGGGCAAATCCAGTGCCCTCTCCACCCTGGTCCGGGCCCACGGCTGGATCATCATCGACGCGCACCGCCAGGGACTGGACAGCGGCAGCCAGGTTGCGGTATATAACTTCGACACCCCGGATCTTTGGTAA